In Leptospira levettii, the genomic window TTTGACAGATCCAAAGGAACGAAAAGTAACACAGGATTACCCGATTGGTTACCCATCAATGGCTCTTAGGGTTCCAATTTTTTTCTCCTAAGAAACCGAATTCAGATTTTGATAGGTTTTTCGTAAAATTTAAACAATTGAACCAGTTCCTTTCGTCACATCTTCTCAAGGTGAACCAAGTTCAGGAAATTTGAAACGGGAATCTTCGGTATGATTTCAGGCAAGAAGGCGTTTGATTCCAGGGAATCTGATACACGAACCCCTATGATGATGAACAGATGTCGACTTTTAGGACCTTTCTTGCCAGAAGATCTCATTTTGAAAATCTGACCTAAATCCATTCCCTTTCCAAAGAAGGTATCATTTGTTTGCTAAACTTTTCTTTCAAAAAAATACGATGACAATTTCCGATGACCTCTTCACCGAGGTGATGTTACGAAACAACAAACGAATGTTTTTATCATTTCTTTCCATCCTTGCTTTAGCAAACATTGCAACACTTTCAATTAAAGTTGCCGGAAAAGGATCTGATTATCTGACCTATCAGAGCATACTAATCGAATTCGTTTTAGCAACTTCTATCCTGATTGTTGGTTTCTTACTATCTTCAAGATTAAAAACTCATTGGACATCAAGTTATATATCCATAACGGGTGTTACGTTATGTTTATTGGTATTTCAATATGTAATTTACGGTGCAACTGAACTTTCCGCTACGTTTTATATCTCATTTGTTTTAAGTGTATTGTATTTTAATCGGAACGCCTCTATTTTTAACTTTGTTTTGATCATAGTATCAGAAATTGTTTTGTTTGTCCTAAGACCAGAATTAATACCAGGTGGTCCAAAAAGTAATATCATCGTAAGATTTTTAATTTTTGTTTGGGTAGGAATTGGAGCAACTGTAGGAGCAACTGCGACAAGAACTCTTCTCAACTTAGCTGTTGAAAAACAAAAGGAAGCAAAAAAAGCTTTGGACTCCTTGTTACAAATGGCAAAAACAATTCTAAATACAATTGAATTGATGAAACAACAAATAAAAAAACAAGATACAATTTCAGAAGAACTAAAACAAATTTCTGAGCACCAGGCAACATCTTTAACGGAAATATCTGCTTCATTACAAGAATTATCCTCTAAAGCCGACTCAAACAATAAAATTGCAAAATCATTGTATCTTGAATCGGAATCTTCAATACAATCTGTCAATGATC contains:
- a CDS encoding methyl-accepting chemotaxis protein, whose product is MFAKLFFQKNTMTISDDLFTEVMLRNNKRMFLSFLSILALANIATLSIKVAGKGSDYLTYQSILIEFVLATSILIVGFLLSSRLKTHWTSSYISITGVTLCLLVFQYVIYGATELSATFYISFVLSVLYFNRNASIFNFVLIIVSEIVLFVLRPELIPGGPKSNIIVRFLIFVWVGIGATVGATATRTLLNLAVEKQKEAKKALDSLLQMAKTILNTIELMKQQIKKQDTISEELKQISEHQATSLTEISASLQELSSKADSNNKIAKSLYLESESSIQSVNDLKTINETVQTGTGRIYQNLDVVMDYSNETSEHIHLSINKFNILQEKSTEISDFVSVINDIADKVNLLSLNASIEAARAGEHGRGFAVVAEEISKLADATTKNSKEISKIIQENLTLINESNELINRSSERMGKLSAAIGIIKSEINGVGSKIEDIDKAIETIDNLNTRIYETSKTIENSTNSQKVATEESTKITSKISEYANNIVEISKQISDSSKSTGGIMTRLDEMAKEMKN